The following coding sequences lie in one Spirosoma sp. KUDC1026 genomic window:
- a CDS encoding thioredoxin domain-containing protein, whose product MRILLFVTVLLLGRFGYAQTVAPDTFALALKKVQKPQLIDVRTPAEFGDGHLPNATNINSQGADFTQSLSKLDKNQPVYVYCMSGGRSKGAVEKLHELGYDQVYELKGGYLKWASRMMPVEGVNRSTDKAQWSTARFDSLIQAQPLVLVDVYARWCAPCKKMMPLVDKLGEEMTGKLAVVKFNADTEKAMLAAYKVEDLPTLLVFRNGKLEKREIGFHDEAALRALLTSGN is encoded by the coding sequence TTACGCCCAGACCGTAGCACCCGATACGTTTGCCCTGGCTCTGAAGAAGGTGCAGAAACCACAGCTGATTGATGTGCGGACACCCGCTGAGTTTGGCGACGGCCACCTGCCGAACGCAACTAACATCAACTCGCAGGGCGCAGACTTTACGCAGTCGTTGAGCAAACTGGACAAAAATCAACCCGTTTACGTCTACTGCATGTCGGGCGGACGTAGCAAAGGGGCGGTCGAGAAACTTCACGAGTTGGGCTACGATCAGGTCTATGAACTGAAAGGCGGCTACCTCAAATGGGCGTCGCGGATGATGCCGGTCGAGGGCGTAAATCGATCGACGGACAAAGCTCAGTGGTCGACGGCCCGGTTCGACAGCCTGATTCAGGCGCAACCGCTGGTCCTGGTCGATGTGTACGCCCGCTGGTGCGCACCCTGCAAAAAGATGATGCCGCTGGTCGATAAATTAGGGGAAGAAATGACCGGCAAGCTAGCGGTTGTCAAGTTCAACGCCGATACCGAAAAGGCAATGCTGGCGGCTTACAAAGTCGAAGACCTGCCTACATTGCTGGTATTCCGGAACGGCAAGCTGGAGAAACGGGAGATTGGTTTCCACGACGAAGCTGCGCTACGTGCCCTGCTGACATCTGGAAACTAA